Proteins encoded together in one Terriglobia bacterium window:
- a CDS encoding c-type cytochrome, giving the protein MNYEEMGRPSKGLRLAFAITSVVFLLVLAISPLKDLLQQWKRYKKEFVRFAQTRPDTKRLLADFHSGIDQIWIPNLNVVDRCSTCHLGITQPSLVDSSVPEPFRGHPTIPHRAKEWGCVVCHRGQGLATEMKEAHQTTLAWEQPLLPVAYIQASCGVCHRGELADTPKLNRGRELLEDLNCVGCHRLQGIERPPMIGPDLTDVGNKVSREWIYKWLKEPRTITDSNGNVVVNGYENEEEPRMPQFRLNEQELRALSGYLSSLKSRALEPYKFDARVIAAWEKKPDLVQQGEVRFRQMFCVTCHSLAVTRAGETKLIGGDIGPELSKVGSKVNGDWLAAWLRNPGGYLPHALMPRYQWTDEDLFKVTRYIQSNLTDPDLLSNLPSLGPPRPDEIQLGQRIFVEKGCASCHVIKGVKPQSDFGPDLSQLGSKTVSQLLFGEAKIPHTLVAYIRTKIADPVSVNPAARMPQYHLKPEDLEALTSALLSMTGQPATAAYAQLVVPTPQAKFRPAGKFGEVYERYKCYVCHRFNGFGGTLAPDLTFEGSRAQRPWLIAFLKNPQTLRPALTFRMPQFGMTEEEAAILADYLGMVTQSPSVNPDGVNSKEFTPEKVNLGKQLYEVKYQCQSCHTIGASGGYVGPNLNNVGNWMNAAWISAWLKNPQALVPDAIEPRRDFTDEEITALTAYLTTLRQNPQTKGPRGTGGAPGGSR; this is encoded by the coding sequence ATGAATTACGAAGAAATGGGAAGACCGTCAAAGGGCCTTCGTTTGGCGTTTGCGATTACAAGCGTGGTCTTTTTGCTGGTCCTGGCCATCTCTCCCCTGAAGGATCTGCTCCAGCAATGGAAGCGATACAAGAAGGAGTTTGTGCGCTTCGCCCAGACTCGTCCGGATACGAAGAGGCTTCTGGCTGATTTTCATTCCGGGATCGACCAGATCTGGATTCCAAACCTGAATGTAGTGGACCGTTGCTCCACTTGCCACCTCGGCATCACGCAACCCAGCCTGGTCGATAGCTCAGTGCCCGAACCTTTCCGGGGTCATCCGACGATCCCGCACCGGGCGAAGGAGTGGGGATGCGTCGTGTGTCATCGCGGGCAGGGCCTCGCCACTGAAATGAAGGAAGCTCATCAAACCACCCTGGCGTGGGAACAACCCCTTCTGCCCGTGGCTTATATCCAGGCCTCATGCGGGGTTTGCCATCGGGGCGAGCTTGCAGACACGCCAAAGCTTAATCGAGGTCGCGAACTCCTGGAGGACCTCAACTGCGTGGGGTGTCATCGTCTGCAAGGAATTGAGCGCCCGCCGATGATCGGCCCCGACTTGACCGACGTGGGCAACAAGGTCAGCCGGGAGTGGATTTACAAGTGGCTCAAGGAACCGCGCACCATTACGGACAGCAACGGCAACGTGGTCGTGAATGGCTACGAAAATGAGGAAGAACCCCGAATGCCCCAATTCCGGCTGAACGAGCAGGAACTCAGGGCCCTCTCGGGTTATCTCAGTTCGCTCAAGAGCCGGGCCCTCGAGCCCTACAAATTTGATGCCCGTGTCATCGCGGCCTGGGAAAAGAAGCCCGACCTCGTGCAACAGGGAGAAGTGCGCTTCCGTCAGATGTTCTGTGTTACCTGCCACTCCCTGGCGGTCACGCGCGCCGGAGAGACCAAACTCATCGGCGGAGACATTGGACCCGAGCTCTCCAAGGTCGGGAGCAAGGTCAACGGCGACTGGCTGGCCGCCTGGCTGCGGAATCCGGGCGGATACTTGCCTCATGCGCTGATGCCGCGATACCAGTGGACCGACGAAGATCTCTTCAAAGTCACCCGGTACATTCAATCGAACCTGACCGATCCGGACCTGTTGAGCAACCTTCCGTCACTGGGTCCCCCCCGCCCCGATGAGATTCAATTGGGACAACGGATTTTCGTGGAAAAGGGTTGTGCCAGTTGCCACGTCATCAAGGGGGTGAAGCCGCAATCCGATTTCGGTCCGGACCTCTCCCAACTGGGCAGCAAGACGGTTTCGCAATTGCTGTTTGGCGAGGCAAAGATTCCCCACACGCTTGTTGCCTATATCCGGACAAAGATTGCCGATCCCGTTTCTGTAAATCCAGCGGCGCGCATGCCCCAATATCATCTCAAGCCCGAGGATCTGGAGGCCCTGACCTCAGCGTTGCTGAGCATGACGGGCCAGCCGGCCACGGCCGCATATGCCCAGTTGGTGGTGCCGACTCCCCAAGCAAAGTTCCGCCCGGCCGGAAAATTCGGCGAGGTCTACGAACGCTACAAATGCTATGTGTGCCATCGCTTCAACGGATTCGGCGGCACCCTGGCGCCGGATCTTACGTTTGAAGGCAGCCGCGCGCAGCGACCCTGGCTCATCGCTTTCCTGAAAAATCCGCAAACCTTACGCCCCGCGCTCACCTTCCGGATGCCCCAGTTCGGCATGACTGAGGAAGAGGCTGCGATCCTGGCAGATTATCTCGGAATGGTTACCCAGAGCCCCTCAGTGAATCCGGACGGCGTGAATTCCAAGGAATTTACCCCCGAGAAGGTAAATCTGGGCAAACAGCTGTATGAAGTGAAATATCAATGTCAATCTTGCCATACCATCGGAGCGTCCGGGGGATATGTAGGACCGAATCTCAACAATGTGGGGAACTGGATGAATGCCGCCTGGATCAGCGCGTGGTTGAAAAATCCCCAGGCCCTTGTTCCCGATGCTATCGAACCCCGGCGTGATTTCACGGATGAGGAAATAACGGCGCTGACGGCCTACTTGACAACCCTCAGGCAGAATCCCCAAACTAAAGGCCCTCGCGGAACAGGCGGCGCGCCCGGAGGCAGCCGATGA
- a CDS encoding cytochrome b N-terminal domain-containing protein, with protein MITISAQRALDQLRSTRVWKSIFRRGPARTNRTRSLAVFGSLFLHILPVKVRDKSMRVRATYYLGSFSFFLFLLLSVTGILLMLYYHPAVPLAYRDMKDLRFVVSNGVFLRNLHRFGAEAMVIAVFWHMFHVFYRGGYKPPHQFNWVVGVGLLLITLFLSYTGYLLPWDQLAFWAITVGTNIISYVPFLGQPIRFLLLGGHQIGENALLRFYVLHVVILPLAAVMLIAIHLWRVQKDGGLTVKEDHEREE; from the coding sequence ATGATCACGATTTCGGCGCAGCGCGCACTCGATCAGTTGAGGAGCACTCGTGTCTGGAAATCTATTTTCCGACGCGGCCCGGCCCGCACGAATCGCACCCGCAGCCTGGCCGTCTTCGGCAGCCTCTTCCTGCATATCCTGCCGGTTAAAGTCCGCGACAAGTCCATGCGTGTCCGAGCGACCTACTACCTTGGATCCTTTTCGTTCTTTCTGTTCCTGCTCCTCTCCGTCACCGGAATCCTGTTGATGCTCTATTACCATCCGGCCGTGCCCCTGGCGTATCGCGACATGAAAGATCTCCGTTTTGTCGTCTCCAACGGCGTGTTCCTGCGCAATCTCCACCGGTTCGGTGCCGAGGCGATGGTAATTGCTGTTTTCTGGCACATGTTCCATGTTTTCTACCGCGGCGGTTATAAGCCACCCCACCAATTCAACTGGGTGGTGGGTGTGGGGCTCCTCTTGATCACTCTCTTTCTAAGCTACACCGGGTACCTGTTGCCGTGGGATCAGTTGGCTTTCTGGGCCATTACCGTGGGGACTAACATCATTTCTTATGTGCCCTTCTTGGGACAGCCGATACGTTTCCTGTTGCTCGGAGGTCATCAAATTGGCGAGAACGCCCTTTTGCGTTTCTATGTGCTTCACGTGGTGATCCTGCCCCTCGCCGCCGTGATGTTGATTGCCATCCATCTCTGGCGGGTTCAAAAGGATGGCGGCCTGACCGTAAAAGAGGACCATGAGCGAGAAGAATAA
- a CDS encoding ubiquinol-cytochrome c reductase iron-sulfur subunit: MTQSKDSTGAQVPNPPEEVSGPTRRNFLSEITAMALGVAGIGSIVVTTRYLSPNVLFEPPTSFRIGPPDDYLVNSVTYLPDQQVYIVRTPEGFYAESAVCTHLGCITQWKPELNMIACPCHGSKFKRDGSVEAGPAPRPLNHFAIRLTPDGDLLVDTLETVQQTQVLKA; encoded by the coding sequence GTGACCCAATCCAAGGATTCAACCGGAGCGCAGGTCCCGAACCCGCCGGAAGAAGTATCCGGGCCCACCCGGCGTAATTTTCTCAGTGAAATTACGGCAATGGCGCTGGGGGTCGCAGGGATCGGATCGATCGTGGTGACCACACGGTACCTGTCCCCCAACGTTTTGTTTGAACCTCCCACGAGCTTTCGAATCGGTCCGCCGGATGACTATCTGGTGAATTCAGTCACCTATCTGCCCGACCAACAAGTGTATATCGTCAGAACGCCGGAGGGCTTTTACGCGGAGTCAGCTGTTTGCACTCACCTCGGCTGCATCACGCAGTGGAAACCGGAACTCAATATGATCGCCTGCCCCTGTCACGGGAGTAAATTCAAACGCGACGGGTCGGTCGAGGCAGGACCCGCGCCTCGCCCCCTGAACCATTTCGCCATCCGATTGACTCCCGATGGCGATCTGCTCGTGGACACGCTGGAGACGGTCCAGCAGACGCAGGTTTTGAAAGCCTGA
- a CDS encoding FAD-dependent oxidoreductase — translation MQACPVHTQAGRYVALIAQGKYEEAYRYARSPNPLASICGRVCGHPCETACRRGALDSPISIRALKRFVTERYGPESRNPIDVFPDKPKVTHSERVAVIGSGPAGLSAAHDLALLGYAVTIFEASSVPGGMLHLGIPEYRLPRDVVQAQIREILDLGPELRLNSRLGDFSLQDLRAEGFKAVLLAIGLHRSRDLPIPGHELDGVIKGVDFLLNVNLGYRFSIGKRVAVIGGGNVAIDVARSALRQQQQQTLETLTSSLLPDSLSDSEMQVAMKELTDVTRTALRLGALEVHMVCLESRKEMPAFEEEIEEAEREGLTIHPSRGPKRFTGQNGKVTGLETVHCTSVFDSQHRFSPTFEEGTESIISCDTVILAIGQASDLSFLRPEDRIETTRQGTIKFDPETLMTTAPGIFTAGDIAFGPRLIISAVADGKKAAEQIDRYLQGEKWKPKPKYVQITVLDHHQMAGNYDEYSRLPVPTIPLERRTGITEVESGYTEEQAKQEASRCLQCWINTIFEGNEVKGTECILCGGCVDVCPENCLTLVPLSQLAVSGETQARLIAEAPSLEGTLQHLNATDLPASEGSMMMKDETICIRCGLCAERCPVQTITMEAFEVFEHDPDIIELEVSQP, via the coding sequence ATGCAGGCCTGTCCGGTTCATACGCAGGCAGGCCGCTACGTGGCTTTGATAGCGCAGGGGAAGTACGAGGAGGCCTACCGCTACGCCCGCAGCCCCAACCCCCTGGCGTCGATCTGCGGCCGGGTATGCGGCCATCCTTGTGAAACCGCCTGCCGTCGGGGGGCGCTCGATTCTCCCATATCGATCCGCGCATTGAAGAGGTTCGTTACCGAACGTTATGGCCCGGAATCGCGCAATCCCATCGATGTGTTTCCCGACAAACCCAAGGTCACTCATTCGGAGCGCGTCGCGGTGATCGGGTCGGGTCCCGCCGGCCTCTCCGCAGCTCACGACCTGGCGTTACTCGGATATGCGGTCACGATTTTTGAGGCGTCATCTGTTCCCGGGGGGATGCTTCACCTGGGGATCCCCGAATACCGCTTGCCGAGAGACGTAGTGCAGGCGCAGATCCGGGAAATCCTTGACCTCGGGCCCGAGCTCCGGTTGAACTCGCGGCTCGGCGATTTTTCGCTGCAGGATCTTCGCGCGGAGGGATTCAAAGCCGTTCTGCTTGCCATCGGCCTGCATCGCAGCCGGGACTTGCCGATCCCCGGTCACGAGCTGGACGGTGTTATCAAAGGCGTCGATTTCCTCCTGAATGTCAACCTCGGGTACCGGTTTTCGATCGGCAAACGGGTGGCGGTGATCGGGGGCGGCAACGTTGCCATCGATGTCGCCCGGTCTGCCCTGCGCCAGCAACAGCAGCAAACCCTGGAGACCCTCACGTCATCACTCCTGCCCGACAGCTTGAGCGACAGCGAGATGCAGGTCGCCATGAAAGAGTTGACCGACGTTACCCGGACGGCTTTGCGTCTGGGCGCCCTCGAGGTCCACATGGTGTGCCTTGAATCCCGCAAGGAGATGCCGGCCTTCGAAGAGGAGATCGAGGAGGCCGAGCGCGAGGGGCTGACCATTCATCCTTCGCGTGGGCCCAAGCGATTTACGGGCCAGAACGGCAAGGTGACCGGCCTTGAGACGGTCCACTGCACTTCGGTCTTCGACTCCCAGCATCGTTTTAGCCCGACTTTCGAGGAAGGAACCGAAAGCATCATTTCCTGTGACACCGTCATCCTTGCCATCGGACAGGCCTCGGACCTTTCCTTTCTCCGCCCCGAGGACAGGATCGAGACGACACGCCAGGGGACGATCAAGTTTGATCCCGAGACGCTGATGACCACCGCCCCGGGGATCTTTACCGCCGGAGACATCGCTTTCGGCCCACGCTTGATTATCAGCGCCGTCGCCGACGGCAAGAAAGCCGCGGAACAGATCGACCGATACCTGCAGGGTGAGAAGTGGAAGCCCAAACCCAAGTATGTGCAAATCACCGTGCTCGACCATCACCAGATGGCCGGCAACTACGATGAGTATTCCCGTCTACCCGTCCCCACGATCCCCCTGGAGCGGAGAACGGGCATCACGGAAGTCGAGAGCGGTTATACCGAAGAGCAAGCGAAGCAGGAGGCGTCGCGATGCCTCCAGTGCTGGATCAACACCATCTTTGAAGGGAATGAAGTAAAGGGAACCGAGTGCATTCTGTGCGGCGGCTGCGTGGATGTGTGCCCTGAGAACTGCCTGACGCTTGTTCCGCTCAGCCAGTTGGCAGTTTCAGGCGAGACCCAGGCACGACTCATCGCCGAAGCCCCGTCACTTGAAGGAACCTTGCAGCATTTGAACGCTACGGATCTCCCGGCTTCCGAAGGCTCCATGATGATGAAAGATGAAACCATTTGTATCCGGTGCGGTCTGTGTGCGGAACGGTGCCCTGTTCAGACCATCACCATGGAAGCCTTTGAGGTGTTCGAGCACGATCCCGATATCATCGAACTTGAGGTGTCCCAGCCGTGA